The stretch of DNA AAGTATTGTATAGGAGTTTCTTCTGGTACAGATGCTATAGAACTATCTTTAAGGTCTTTAAATATTAGTGAAAGAGATTATGTTATTGTTCCTGCATTGACTTTTTATTCTACAGCTGCTGCTGTATGT from Spirochaetota bacterium encodes:
- a CDS encoding DegT/DnrJ/EryC1/StrS family aminotransferase, producing KEIDFAIKKVIDRTDFILGEEVEFFEKEFAKYCGTKYCIGVSSGTDAIELSLRSLNISERDYVIVPALTFYSTAAAVC